One region of Carya illinoinensis cultivar Pawnee chromosome 8, C.illinoinensisPawnee_v1, whole genome shotgun sequence genomic DNA includes:
- the LOC122319305 gene encoding protein NDL1-like isoform X7, whose product MSCFQGLFFCSDAASLLLHNFCIYHIDAPGHEVGAEVISPDAPLLSVNDLADQVAEVLDYFGLKEVMCVGVTAGAYILTLFAMKYTERVLGLILVSPICRAPLWTEWLYNKVLLNLLYFYGMCGVLKECLLQRYFSKELRSGLHGAESDIIQTFRKMCLQLLDERQSLNVMRFLEAINARHDLTDGLKKLQCKTLIFVGESSEFHAEAVYMSGKMGRQSCALVEVQACGSLVTEEHPYAMLIPIEFFLMGLGYYRQQHFAFSSSNGSNPTSPSSHSCIAPELLSSESLGVKLKPIKTRVDIEV is encoded by the exons ATGTCTTGTTTCCAAGGCCTATTCTTTTGCTCGGATGCAGCTTCTTTGCTGCTTCATAACTTCTGCATTTATCACATTGATGCCCCAGGCCATGAG GTAGGAGCTGAAGTCATTTCTCCAGATGCTCCGTTGCTTAGCGTCAATGACCTTGCAGACCAGGTAGCTGAAGTTCTTGATTACTTCGG GCTGAAAGAAGTTATGTGCGTAGGTGTAACAGCTGGTGCTTACATTCTTACCCTCTTTGCA ATGAAATACACAGAGCGAGTGCTTGGGTTGATTCTTGTGTCCCCAATTTGTAGAGCACCCTTATGGACTGAGTGGCTCTACAATAAG GTATTGCTGAATCTGTTATACTTCTATGGCATGTGTGGTGTCCTGAAGGAGTGCCTTCTTCAGCGTTACTTTAGTAAG GAACTTAGGAGTGGCTTGCATGGTGCAGAATCTGACATAATACAAACTTTCAGAAAG ATGTGCTTACAGTTACTGGATGAAAGGCAAAGTTTGAATGTCATGCGTTTCCTTGAAGCAATTAACGC GAGGCATGACCTTACAGATGGATTGAAGAAGTTGCAATGCAAGACACTTATTTTTGTCGGTGAAAGTAGTGAATTTCATGCTGAAGCTGTGTATATGAGTGGTAAAATGGGCAGACAAAGCTGTGCTCTTGTTGAG GTTCAAGCTTGTGGATCGCTGGTGACGGAAGAACATCCATATGCCATGCTAATTCCTATTGAATTCTTCTTGATGGGGCTCGGTTACTACAGACAACAGCATTTTGCCTTCTCATCAAGTAATGGCTCGAACCCAACTAGCCCTTCAAGCCATTCATGCATAGCACCAGAACTTCTCTCTTCAGAGAGTCTTGGGGTCAAGCTTAAACCCATCAAAACCCGAGTAGATATTGAAGTTTGA
- the LOC122319305 gene encoding protein NDL1-like isoform X6 — protein sequence MSCFQGLFFCSDAASLLLHNFCIYHIDAPGHELLQVGAEVISPDAPLLSVNDLADQVAEVLDYFGLKEVMCVGVTAGAYILTLFAMKYTERVLGLILVSPICRAPLWTEWLYNKVLLNLLYFYGMCGVLKECLLQRYFSKELRSGLHGAESDIIQTFRKMCLQLLDERQSLNVMRFLEAINARHDLTDGLKKLQCKTLIFVGESSEFHAEAVYMSGKMGRQSCALVEVQACGSLVTEEHPYAMLIPIEFFLMGLGYYRQQHFAFSSSNGSNPTSPSSHSCIAPELLSSESLGVKLKPIKTRVDIEV from the exons ATGTCTTGTTTCCAAGGCCTATTCTTTTGCTCGGATGCAGCTTCTTTGCTGCTTCATAACTTCTGCATTTATCACATTGATGCCCCAGGCCATGAG ttgttGCAGGTAGGAGCTGAAGTCATTTCTCCAGATGCTCCGTTGCTTAGCGTCAATGACCTTGCAGACCAGGTAGCTGAAGTTCTTGATTACTTCGG GCTGAAAGAAGTTATGTGCGTAGGTGTAACAGCTGGTGCTTACATTCTTACCCTCTTTGCA ATGAAATACACAGAGCGAGTGCTTGGGTTGATTCTTGTGTCCCCAATTTGTAGAGCACCCTTATGGACTGAGTGGCTCTACAATAAG GTATTGCTGAATCTGTTATACTTCTATGGCATGTGTGGTGTCCTGAAGGAGTGCCTTCTTCAGCGTTACTTTAGTAAG GAACTTAGGAGTGGCTTGCATGGTGCAGAATCTGACATAATACAAACTTTCAGAAAG ATGTGCTTACAGTTACTGGATGAAAGGCAAAGTTTGAATGTCATGCGTTTCCTTGAAGCAATTAACGC GAGGCATGACCTTACAGATGGATTGAAGAAGTTGCAATGCAAGACACTTATTTTTGTCGGTGAAAGTAGTGAATTTCATGCTGAAGCTGTGTATATGAGTGGTAAAATGGGCAGACAAAGCTGTGCTCTTGTTGAG GTTCAAGCTTGTGGATCGCTGGTGACGGAAGAACATCCATATGCCATGCTAATTCCTATTGAATTCTTCTTGATGGGGCTCGGTTACTACAGACAACAGCATTTTGCCTTCTCATCAAGTAATGGCTCGAACCCAACTAGCCCTTCAAGCCATTCATGCATAGCACCAGAACTTCTCTCTTCAGAGAGTCTTGGGGTCAAGCTTAAACCCATCAAAACCCGAGTAGATATTGAAGTTTGA